The following coding sequences lie in one Halalkalicoccus subterraneus genomic window:
- a CDS encoding CRISPR-associated protein Cas4, with amino-acid sequence MHAVSDLSTAAYCPRQLYYRRDDDCEIPPSVADRRELAFEYDDLLDADDAMLAERPIELPPEQYRATLDRTRERIERWDELADPPHREVLLTGRECRGIASKVLESPLAPSYVSPGAPPERGVWEPHSVRAVALAKALSWEREELVETAFVEYPAYGTVRELSLTTRRKAGYRAAIGAVERMDGPPSRLTNSAKCDACEYRERCGTRTRSLRSLLGL; translated from the coding sequence GTGCACGCCGTAAGCGACCTCTCGACCGCCGCCTACTGCCCCCGGCAGCTCTACTACCGCCGCGACGACGACTGCGAGATACCCCCATCGGTCGCCGACCGCCGCGAACTGGCCTTCGAGTACGACGACCTGCTCGATGCCGACGACGCGATGCTCGCCGAACGGCCGATCGAACTCCCGCCCGAACAGTACCGCGCAACGCTCGACCGGACCCGCGAGCGCATCGAACGGTGGGACGAGCTCGCCGACCCGCCCCACAGGGAGGTCCTGCTCACGGGACGGGAGTGTCGCGGGATCGCGAGCAAGGTCCTCGAATCTCCCCTCGCACCGTCGTACGTCTCCCCGGGCGCCCCGCCCGAACGGGGCGTCTGGGAGCCCCATTCGGTGCGCGCGGTCGCGCTGGCGAAGGCCCTTTCGTGGGAGCGCGAGGAGCTGGTCGAAACGGCGTTCGTCGAGTACCCCGCCTACGGTACGGTTCGCGAGCTCTCGCTCACCACCCGCCGCAAGGCCGGCTATCGGGCGGCGATCGGTGCCGTCGAGCGGATGGACGGGCCGCCCTCACGCCTGACAAACAGCGCCAAATGTGACGCCTGTGAGTACCGCGAGCGCTGCGGGACGCGCACGCGCTCGCTTCGCTCGTTACTGGGCCTCTAA
- a CDS encoding L-threonylcarbamoyladenylate synthase produces MEIDRAVRAIHDGGLVVYPTETVYGLGADALDPAAVERVYEAKGRNRSKPLSMAVPEVESAAQYTHLTERERRFIEEFLPGPVTAIVAAGPDVPEELTAGRDRVGIRIPDHELALALLDEAAPITATSANVSGRPSVRRADALDPEIREAATQVLDGGETGGTESTVVDVERGVIHRRGTLAEEIEGWLEAQ; encoded by the coding sequence ATGGAAATCGACCGTGCGGTTCGCGCGATCCACGACGGCGGGCTCGTCGTCTACCCCACCGAGACGGTCTACGGGCTCGGAGCCGATGCACTGGATCCGGCGGCCGTCGAGCGGGTCTACGAGGCGAAGGGACGAAACAGGTCGAAACCGCTGTCGATGGCCGTTCCCGAGGTCGAGAGCGCCGCCCAGTACACGCACCTCACCGAGCGCGAGCGGCGGTTCATCGAGGAGTTCCTGCCGGGACCCGTGACCGCGATCGTTGCGGCCGGTCCCGACGTGCCCGAGGAGCTCACGGCGGGGCGGGATCGGGTCGGGATCCGGATCCCGGATCACGAACTCGCCCTGGCGCTTCTCGACGAGGCTGCCCCGATCACCGCCACGAGTGCGAACGTCAGCGGACGGCCGAGCGTCCGGCGAGCCGACGCGCTCGATCCGGAGATCCGCGAGGCCGCCACACAGGTGCTCGACGGGGGCGAGACGGGCGGCACCGAGAGCACCGTCGTCGATGTCGAACGCGGCGTGATCCATCGGCGCGGAACGCTCGCCGAGGAGATCGAGGGCTGGTTAGAGGCCCAGTAA
- a CDS encoding redoxin domain-containing protein: protein MVEFDVVELEPSDHPEVGETAPDFTRPLVGREYWEDASLSELASDEPLVLVFTPMDGAFPATYVWNEIRDREWGDSIRVVGLSISTPYEHKTLIEERDIDHALFSDPNNGVAREYGIDHALDGMAGITEPRPAVFVLDDERTVEYAWVANEWPDFPDYDAVEDAIESL, encoded by the coding sequence ATGGTCGAGTTCGACGTCGTCGAGCTCGAACCGTCCGACCACCCCGAAGTGGGGGAGACGGCGCCCGATTTCACCCGGCCGCTGGTGGGCCGCGAGTACTGGGAGGACGCCTCGCTCTCCGAGCTCGCCTCGGATGAGCCCCTGGTGCTCGTCTTTACCCCGATGGACGGGGCGTTCCCGGCGACGTACGTCTGGAACGAGATCCGCGACCGCGAGTGGGGAGATTCCATACGGGTAGTCGGACTCTCGATCTCGACGCCCTACGAGCACAAGACGCTCATCGAGGAGCGCGACATCGATCACGCGCTGTTCAGTGATCCGAACAACGGCGTCGCCCGCGAGTACGGCATCGACCACGCCCTCGACGGGATGGCCGGGATCACCGAGCCCCGCCCCGCGGTGTTCGTCCTCGACGACGAGCGCACCGTCGAGTACGCCTGGGTCGCAAACGAGTGGCCCGACTTCCCCGACTACGACGCGGTCGAGGACGCGATCGAATCGCTATAG
- a CDS encoding glutaredoxin family protein, which yields MADRPEITLYRLQACPYCERVVRRLDELGLEYHSRFIEPLHSERNAVKRESGVRTVPVIVDERTGVRMAESANVVEYLDRTYGDGNGGEA from the coding sequence ATGGCCGACAGACCAGAGATCACGCTCTACCGGCTGCAGGCGTGTCCGTACTGCGAACGGGTCGTCCGACGGCTCGACGAACTCGGACTCGAGTATCACTCGCGGTTCATCGAACCGCTGCATTCGGAACGGAACGCGGTCAAGCGCGAAAGCGGCGTCCGGACAGTACCGGTGATCGTCGACGAGCGAACCGGCGTGAGGATGGCCGAGAGCGCAAACGTCGTCGAGTACCTCGACCGGACCTACGGCGACGGTAACGGAGGTGAAGCCTGA